In Acinetobacter piscicola, a single window of DNA contains:
- a CDS encoding polysaccharide biosynthesis tyrosine autokinase, translating into MNENSKTSEDTIDLKELLFSLIAQWKVIALCIILSLICALLYLRVTPDTYSVDALVQVEDSKGAASAALLGDLSKVAGGFSQKSPADAEIEILKSRMVLGTVIRNLNLDIDIEDNNHNLINRFISKDKNKIEYKPDSVLYTYGDSSLLVKQLNVPEYYLDKPLKLTFKNNNQFDLTYKDQVVFSGKLNSKNMLETTKGKWLVELNAQGNLKDQSYNLTKIALPTAVSNFNSIYSVAERGKMTGVIGLSYLGLNPEQITQILNDVLAVYQEQNIERKSLESKQTLAFLDKQLPELRKQLEESEIKFNQFREKYKTVDVNAESELLLKQNIDLEKLKIELQQKQAELSAKYTNDHPLIRQIDAQVTEINKKIGELNNRLTQLPETQRLYLQLYRDVKVNNELYTALLNSYQQLKIAKAGEIGNVRIIDTAVEPVKPIKPRKLIILILSIFVGGFVGVLIALLRNLMHTGIKDSAQIENELDLPVYATVPRSPVQESRIQILKKKKSIPILAVKNSDDIAIESLRSIRTTIHFSLANAKNNIIAVSGPAPEVGKSFISTNLATIFAQSNKRVLLIDADIRRGYLHKYFSRETSPGLTELLNNQSSLEQTIFKTQVPNLDFIARGKNQSNPSEMLASSQFKTLLEQLSQQYDHIILDTPPVLAVTDGIIISQYAGVNLVIARYAKTQMKELEITLTRFEQAGSKVNGIILNDINRASGGSSYGYNYAYSYTSHKDD; encoded by the coding sequence ATGAACGAAAACTCTAAAACTAGCGAAGATACTATTGACTTAAAAGAGTTATTATTTTCTCTAATTGCTCAATGGAAAGTAATTGCGCTCTGTATTATCTTAAGTTTGATTTGTGCATTGTTATATTTACGAGTCACACCAGATACTTATTCAGTGGATGCTCTTGTCCAAGTTGAAGATAGCAAAGGTGCTGCCTCAGCAGCTCTACTAGGTGATCTATCTAAAGTGGCTGGTGGGTTCTCACAAAAATCTCCTGCGGATGCAGAAATTGAGATTTTGAAATCTCGTATGGTTTTAGGGACAGTCATTCGCAACTTAAATCTTGATATTGATATTGAAGATAATAATCATAATTTAATCAACCGCTTTATCTCAAAAGATAAAAATAAAATAGAATATAAACCTGATTCTGTTTTATATACCTATGGTGATTCTAGTCTTCTAGTCAAACAACTGAATGTTCCAGAGTATTATCTCGATAAACCATTAAAATTAACATTTAAAAATAATAATCAGTTTGATTTAACGTATAAAGATCAAGTCGTGTTTAGCGGGAAGCTAAACAGCAAAAATATGTTAGAAACCACAAAAGGTAAATGGTTGGTTGAACTCAATGCACAAGGTAACTTAAAAGATCAAAGTTACAATTTAACCAAAATAGCATTGCCTACTGCTGTTTCTAATTTTAATAGTATTTATAGTGTTGCAGAAAGAGGAAAAATGACAGGTGTAATTGGTCTCAGTTATCTTGGCTTAAACCCTGAACAAATTACTCAAATTCTCAACGATGTACTCGCTGTTTACCAAGAACAAAATATTGAACGTAAATCGCTTGAATCGAAACAAACGTTAGCATTTTTAGATAAACAACTTCCTGAGCTCCGTAAGCAACTTGAAGAATCTGAAATTAAATTTAATCAATTTCGTGAAAAATATAAAACGGTTGATGTAAACGCTGAATCTGAGTTATTACTCAAGCAAAATATTGATCTTGAAAAACTGAAAATTGAGCTTCAACAAAAACAAGCTGAATTATCAGCGAAGTATACAAACGATCACCCATTAATTCGTCAAATTGATGCACAAGTGACTGAAATAAACAAAAAAATTGGAGAACTTAACAACCGTTTAACACAATTACCTGAAACGCAACGATTATATTTACAACTCTATCGTGATGTTAAAGTCAATAATGAACTTTATACCGCATTACTAAACAGTTATCAGCAGTTAAAAATAGCCAAAGCAGGTGAAATTGGTAATGTGCGTATTATTGATACTGCTGTAGAACCTGTAAAACCAATTAAGCCACGTAAACTCATTATTCTGATTCTCTCTATTTTTGTCGGTGGTTTTGTTGGTGTATTAATTGCTTTATTACGTAACCTCATGCATACAGGCATTAAAGATTCAGCACAAATTGAAAATGAGTTAGATCTTCCTGTTTACGCCACAGTTCCACGTTCTCCTGTACAAGAAAGTCGTATTCAAATCCTCAAGAAGAAAAAGTCAATTCCTATTCTTGCAGTGAAAAACAGTGATGATATTGCCATTGAAAGTTTACGTAGTATTCGTACCACGATTCACTTTTCTCTAGCAAATGCCAAAAATAATATCATTGCGGTATCCGGTCCTGCACCAGAAGTCGGTAAATCATTTATTTCGACAAACTTGGCGACTATTTTTGCGCAAAGTAATAAACGTGTCTTGTTAATAGATGCCGATATTCGTCGTGGGTATTTACATAAATATTTTTCTCGTGAGACTTCCCCTGGTTTGACTGAACTGTTAAACAATCAAAGTTCACTAGAACAAACCATTTTTAAAACCCAAGTGCCAAATTTAGATTTTATTGCGCGTGGTAAAAACCAGAGCAATCCATCTGAAATGTTAGCTTCAAGTCAATTTAAAACATTACTTGAACAGTTGTCTCAACAATATGATCATATCATTTTGGATACACCACCTGTATTGGCGGTGACTGATGGTATTATCATTTCACAATATGCAGGTGTGAACTTAGTTATCGCTCGTTATGCTAAAACTCAAATGAAAGAGCTTGAAATAACGCTTACACGTTTTGAACAAGCGGGTAGTAAAGTCAACGGTATTATCTTAAATGATATTAACCGTGCATCAGGTGGTAGCAGCTACGGCTATAACTATGCTTATAGCTATACATCACATAAAGATGATTAA
- a CDS encoding low molecular weight protein-tyrosine-phosphatase — MQFKNILVVCVGNICRSPMAEYFLKTQHPTLNISSAGISALVGHPADDKAIYCMDQLNIDLRPHIARQLNADLIKQNDLILVMSHNQQKHIEQTWNFAKGKVFRLGHWQAQNVPDPYKHDQAFFDQTCQNIQKYVQDWHSQL, encoded by the coding sequence ATGCAGTTTAAAAATATTTTAGTTGTTTGTGTAGGAAATATTTGCCGTAGCCCGATGGCTGAGTATTTTTTAAAAACTCAACATCCAACATTAAATATATCTTCAGCAGGTATTTCTGCACTTGTTGGACATCCCGCAGATGACAAGGCTATTTATTGTATGGATCAACTCAATATTGATCTCAGACCGCATATTGCCCGTCAGCTGAATGCTGATTTAATTAAGCAAAATGATCTGATCTTAGTGATGAGCCATAATCAACAAAAGCATATTGAACAAACTTGGAATTTTGCTAAAGGTAAAGTTTTTAGATTGGGACATTGGCAAGCTCAAAATGTTCCAGATCCATATAAACATGACCAAGCTTTTTTTGATCAAACTTGTCAAAATATCCAAAAATATGTGCAAGATTGGCACTCTCAATTATAA
- a CDS encoding polysaccharide biosynthesis/export family protein has translation MKYKSTLLFLAISLSFTGCMITSGLQTYDLPENGTFKTDQGAEVAVVQLTQNNIPDISLNISRPQENISSLFNTPFYQYRLSPGDVLSIQLWAYPEITPPIQGSSADIKAFGYPIDSNGNVQLPLIGQVHISGKTLAESNRYLRSQFAKYLKTPDVVVRVLSYEAKRYFVNGQVMKSGQYTLDDRPISIYTALSMAGGVNQESGDNTDIQLIRNGQVYNLNVVALEKQGYSLHKLLVQPNDTIYVNTKQNQKLYVMGESNKSSAIPLRDQGMTLSDVLGESEGVNPYSASAARIYVMRTDLQNRKSTIYQLNLSSLGNLALSNQFQMQKNDIVYIDATGLTRWQRIMNQIVPFSSALYTFDQLGKN, from the coding sequence GTGAAGTATAAGAGCACATTATTATTTTTAGCAATTTCTTTATCATTTACAGGATGCATGATCACTTCAGGTTTACAGACCTATGATTTGCCTGAAAATGGAACTTTTAAGACAGACCAAGGGGCTGAGGTTGCTGTTGTTCAATTAACACAAAATAATATACCTGACATTAGTTTAAATATTTCTCGCCCACAAGAAAATATAAGTTCTCTTTTTAATACACCTTTTTATCAGTATCGTTTAAGTCCTGGGGATGTTCTTTCTATCCAACTGTGGGCATATCCTGAGATTACTCCCCCTATTCAAGGATCATCTGCAGATATTAAAGCATTCGGTTATCCTATTGACTCTAATGGGAATGTACAATTACCGCTTATTGGGCAAGTCCATATTTCAGGGAAAACACTTGCTGAATCAAATCGTTATCTACGCAGTCAATTTGCCAAATATTTAAAAACACCAGATGTAGTTGTTCGTGTATTGTCTTATGAGGCGAAACGGTATTTTGTCAATGGTCAAGTCATGAAAAGTGGTCAATATACTTTAGATGATCGACCAATCAGTATTTATACCGCATTAAGTATGGCGGGTGGTGTAAATCAAGAGTCAGGAGACAATACCGATATTCAGCTTATTCGAAATGGTCAAGTCTATAATCTAAATGTAGTCGCATTAGAAAAACAAGGTTATTCATTACACAAACTTTTGGTTCAACCTAATGATACAATATATGTAAATACAAAACAGAATCAAAAGCTTTATGTTATGGGTGAATCTAATAAAAGTTCAGCTATCCCTCTGCGTGACCAAGGTATGACCTTGAGTGATGTATTAGGTGAAAGTGAAGGGGTAAACCCTTATTCTGCAAGTGCAGCACGCATTTATGTGATGCGAACTGATTTGCAAAATCGTAAGTCAACCATTTACCAATTAAACTTGAGTAGTCTTGGTAACCTTGCTTTATCCAATCAATTTCAGATGCAAAAAAATGATATCGTATATATCGATGCAACAGGGTTAACTCGTTGGCAACGTATCATGAATCAAATTGTGCCATTCTCAAGTGCGCTTTATACATTTGATCAATTGGGTAAAAACTAA
- the tviB gene encoding Vi polysaccharide biosynthesis UDP-N-acetylglucosamine C-6 dehydrogenase TviB, giving the protein MFQLEQLKLAVIGLGYVGLPLAVEFGKYKPTLGFDINQQRIFELQNGHDHTLEVDTEELKQVQNLSYTSNIEDLKEANFFIVTVPTPIDNFKQPDLTPLIKASQSIATVLKKGDIVVYESTVYPGATEEICIPELERYSGLKFNQDFFVGYSPERINPGDKTRHVTNILKITSGSTPDVADYIDQVYNLIIKAGTYKAPTMKVAEAAKVIENTQRDVNIALINELALIFNKMGIDTEDVLKAAGTKWNFLNFRPGLVGGHCIGVDPYYLTHKAQSIGLHPEIILAARRLNDRMGEYVATQLIKEMVKQRIQVVGSKILIMGLSFKEDCPDIRNTKIVDMVKALKEYELDLDIYDPWIDSTEVEAEYGLAPVLELKQGQYDAIVIAVAHGQFKSMSKQEFDLLGKDKHVLYDLKYVLDKQESDIRL; this is encoded by the coding sequence ATGTTTCAACTTGAACAACTTAAATTGGCAGTTATAGGTCTAGGCTATGTTGGTCTACCTTTAGCCGTTGAATTCGGTAAATATAAGCCAACTTTAGGATTTGATATCAATCAACAGCGTATTTTTGAGTTACAAAATGGACATGATCATACCTTAGAAGTTGATACCGAGGAGCTAAAGCAAGTTCAGAATCTTTCATATACTTCTAATATCGAAGACTTGAAAGAAGCCAACTTTTTTATTGTTACTGTTCCGACACCAATAGATAATTTTAAACAACCTGATTTGACACCATTGATTAAGGCTTCCCAAAGCATTGCAACAGTTCTTAAAAAGGGCGATATCGTTGTTTATGAGTCAACGGTTTATCCTGGGGCGACTGAAGAAATATGTATTCCAGAGCTAGAGCGATATTCTGGTTTGAAATTTAATCAAGATTTTTTTGTGGGTTATAGTCCAGAACGTATTAATCCTGGGGATAAAACTCGTCATGTAACAAATATTTTGAAAATCACATCGGGGTCGACGCCTGATGTTGCTGATTATATTGATCAAGTTTATAACTTGATTATTAAAGCGGGTACATATAAAGCACCAACCATGAAAGTTGCTGAGGCTGCAAAGGTTATTGAAAATACGCAGCGTGATGTAAATATCGCACTTATTAATGAGTTGGCACTAATTTTCAATAAAATGGGTATTGATACAGAGGATGTGCTTAAAGCAGCAGGAACGAAGTGGAATTTTTTAAACTTTAGACCTGGTTTGGTTGGTGGGCATTGCATTGGAGTTGACCCATATTATTTAACTCATAAAGCACAATCAATTGGATTGCATCCTGAAATTATTTTAGCTGCACGGCGTTTAAACGACCGTATGGGAGAGTATGTTGCAACCCAGTTGATAAAAGAAATGGTCAAGCAAAGAATTCAGGTGGTAGGCTCAAAAATTTTAATTATGGGTTTAAGCTTTAAAGAAGATTGTCCTGATATTCGTAATACCAAAATAGTAGATATGGTTAAGGCACTCAAAGAGTATGAACTAGATCTTGATATTTATGATCCTTGGATAGACAGCACAGAAGTTGAAGCAGAATATGGTCTTGCGCCAGTTTTAGAACTTAAGCAAGGTCAATATGATGCAATTGTAATTGCTGTTGCACATGGCCAGTTTAAAAGTATGTCTAAACAAGAGTTTGATCTTTTAGGCAAAGATAAACATGTTTTATATGATTTAAAATATGTTTTAGATAAACAAGAAAGTGATATCAGATTGTAA
- the rfbB gene encoding dTDP-glucose 4,6-dehydratase, which yields MKILVTGGAGFIGSAVIRNIIKNTQDEVLNVDKLTYAGNLESLIEIDQDKKYQFKQIDICNENDLIKAFNEFKPDLVMHLAAESHVDRSIDGPAEFITTNIVGTYTLLEVARKYWMQLDEPAKAKFKFHHISTDEVYGDLEGTTDLFTETTSYAPSSPYSASKASSDHLVRAWYRTYGLPTIVTNCSNNYGPYHFPEKLIPLVILNALDGKSLPIYGKGDQIRDWLFVEDHARALYKVVTEGKVGETYNIGGHNEKQNIEVVKIICKILDELKPQKNQQPYESLITFVKDRPGHDLRYAIDATKIAHDLGWKPEETFETGIRKTVEWYLNNLEWCRRVQDGSYQRERLGVNA from the coding sequence ATGAAAATTTTAGTTACAGGTGGAGCTGGTTTTATTGGATCTGCTGTTATAAGAAATATTATAAAAAATACCCAAGATGAGGTTTTAAATGTTGATAAATTGACCTATGCAGGTAATTTAGAATCACTCATAGAAATTGATCAAGATAAAAAATACCAGTTTAAGCAGATTGATATTTGTAATGAAAATGATTTAATAAAAGCCTTTAATGAGTTTAAACCCGATTTAGTAATGCATTTAGCAGCTGAATCACATGTAGATCGTTCAATTGATGGTCCAGCTGAGTTTATTACTACAAATATTGTTGGAACATATACACTTTTAGAGGTTGCTCGAAAATATTGGATGCAGCTTGATGAACCAGCGAAAGCGAAGTTTAAATTTCATCATATTTCTACAGATGAGGTATATGGAGATCTAGAAGGTACAACAGATCTATTTACCGAAACAACCTCATATGCACCAAGCTCACCCTACTCAGCAAGTAAAGCTAGTTCTGATCATTTGGTTCGTGCTTGGTATCGTACGTATGGTTTACCTACGATTGTTACCAATTGTTCCAATAATTATGGTCCGTATCATTTCCCTGAAAAATTGATTCCCTTGGTTATTTTAAATGCTTTAGATGGCAAATCTTTACCGATTTATGGCAAAGGTGATCAAATTCGTGATTGGTTATTTGTAGAAGATCATGCACGTGCACTTTATAAAGTGGTCACTGAGGGTAAAGTAGGTGAAACCTATAATATTGGTGGTCATAATGAAAAGCAGAATATAGAAGTTGTTAAAATCATCTGTAAAATTTTGGATGAACTCAAGCCGCAAAAAAATCAGCAACCATATGAATCGTTGATTACTTTTGTAAAAGATAGACCAGGACATGATTTGCGTTATGCGATTGATGCTACAAAAATTGCTCATGATTTAGGGTGGAAGCCAGAAGAAACATTTGAAACGGGTATTCGTAAAACAGTTGAGTGGTATTTGAATAATTTAGAGTGGTGTCGCCGTGTTCAGGATGGCAGTTACCAACGTGAAAGATTGGGAGTGAATGCATAA
- the rfbA gene encoding glucose-1-phosphate thymidylyltransferase RfbA: MNTKGIILAGGSGTRLYPITKGISKQLLPIYDKPMIYYPLSVLMLAGIQDVLIITTPEDKESFERLLGDGSQFGISLQYAIQPSPDGLAQAFIIGKEFIGDSNVCLVLGDNIFYGQGFTPMLKQAVARGQGATVFGYQVKDPERFGVVEFDEQRRAVSLEEKPKNPKSNYAVTGLYFYDNDVIQIAKQVKPSDRGELEITTVNQLYLERGDLNVELLGRGFAWLDTGTHASLLEAAQFVETIEKRQGYKVACLEEIALNNGWLCKEQVLKIGQSMSKNDYGQYLISLVSDQL; encoded by the coding sequence ATGAATACAAAGGGTATTATTTTAGCAGGTGGTTCAGGAACTCGTTTGTATCCTATTACTAAGGGTATTTCAAAACAACTGCTCCCTATTTATGATAAACCTATGATTTATTATCCTCTTTCTGTACTTATGTTGGCAGGGATTCAGGATGTTCTTATTATTACTACACCTGAAGATAAGGAAAGTTTTGAACGCTTGTTGGGGGATGGTTCTCAGTTTGGTATCAGCTTGCAATATGCAATTCAACCAAGTCCTGATGGATTAGCTCAAGCCTTCATTATTGGGAAAGAGTTTATTGGTGATAGTAATGTCTGCTTAGTGCTTGGCGACAATATTTTCTATGGTCAAGGCTTTACACCAATGTTGAAACAGGCTGTTGCAAGAGGTCAAGGAGCTACAGTTTTTGGTTATCAAGTCAAAGATCCTGAGCGTTTTGGCGTCGTTGAATTTGATGAGCAGCGTAGAGCCGTGTCTCTTGAAGAAAAACCTAAAAATCCAAAATCAAATTATGCTGTAACTGGTCTGTATTTCTATGACAATGATGTAATACAGATTGCCAAGCAAGTGAAGCCTTCTGATCGTGGTGAACTTGAAATTACGACGGTAAACCAATTGTATTTGGAACGTGGTGATTTAAATGTTGAACTATTGGGACGTGGTTTTGCATGGTTGGACACTGGAACACATGCAAGTTTACTGGAAGCTGCTCAATTTGTTGAAACCATTGAAAAACGACAAGGGTATAAAGTGGCTTGTCTTGAAGAGATTGCGCTGAATAATGGTTGGTTGTGTAAAGAGCAAGTTTTGAAAATTGGTCAAAGTATGAGTAAAAATGACTATGGTCAGTATTTGATTTCTTTGGTGAGTGATCAGCTATGA
- a CDS encoding WxcM-like domain-containing protein, with protein sequence MSLIQWIDLPNRGDERGALVIAEANKNIPFDIKRLYYIFDAKPNVPRGFHAHKELSQVAFCIKGKCKMLMDNGVDKQEVWIDQADKGLVIPPMVWHEMHDFSEDCIMLVLASDHYDESDYIRDYDEFISIVNRPYIHPLADVKSVNIGQKTKVWQFSVVFSKAIIGENCNICAHTLIENDVLIGNNVTVKSGVYLWDGITLEDNVFVGPSVTFTNDKKPRSKQYPDEFPKTVVEQGASIGANATILPGIQIGKNALIGAGAVVTKNVPENAIMVGNPAIIKGYVEK encoded by the coding sequence ATGAGTTTAATACAATGGATTGATTTACCTAACCGAGGTGATGAAAGAGGTGCTTTGGTTATAGCCGAAGCAAATAAAAACATTCCGTTTGATATTAAACGTCTTTATTATATTTTTGATGCAAAACCAAATGTACCTCGTGGTTTTCATGCACATAAAGAATTAAGCCAAGTAGCATTTTGTATAAAAGGTAAATGCAAAATGCTTATGGATAATGGGGTGGATAAGCAAGAAGTATGGATCGATCAAGCGGATAAAGGTTTGGTGATCCCGCCTATGGTGTGGCATGAGATGCATGATTTTTCAGAAGATTGCATTATGTTGGTATTGGCGAGCGATCATTATGATGAAAGTGATTATATTCGAGATTATGATGAGTTTATAAGTATAGTCAACAGACCATATATTCATCCTTTAGCTGATGTAAAGTCTGTAAATATTGGTCAGAAAACCAAAGTTTGGCAATTTAGTGTGGTTTTTTCTAAGGCTATAATTGGGGAAAACTGCAATATTTGCGCGCATACTTTAATCGAAAATGATGTATTAATTGGTAATAATGTCACTGTCAAATCAGGTGTCTATCTTTGGGATGGTATTACATTAGAAGATAATGTTTTTGTTGGGCCTAGTGTCACTTTTACTAATGATAAAAAGCCCCGTTCGAAACAGTATCCTGATGAGTTTCCTAAAACTGTAGTAGAACAAGGTGCAAGTATTGGTGCAAATGCAACAATATTACCTGGCATTCAAATTGGTAAAAATGCATTGATTGGCGCAGGTGCTGTAGTGACAAAGAATGTTCCTGAAAATGCAATAATGGTTGGAAATCCAGCAATAATAAAAGGTTATGTAGAAAAATGA
- a CDS encoding DegT/DnrJ/EryC1/StrS family aminotransferase — MIPFLDLKNINGQYRAELVEACTRVIDSGWYIGGKELEQFEKNFAEYCGVKFAIGVANGLDALILTLRAWKELGKLKDGDEVIVPSNTYIASILAITANNLTPVLVEPDIYSYNIDPEKIEAAITVKTKVILPVHLYGQLAEMPKIMAIAKKYSLLVLEDSAQSHGAEIDNKRAGNWGDASGFSFYPGKNLGALGDAGAVTTNDEELANMLKALRNYGSHEKYKNLVPGVNSRLDEIQAAILDIKLKFLDHEVEHRRKIADLYLKNIKNSLIQLPLNGINVEDDHQHVWHLFVIRTEHREALQKYLSENGVQTLIHYPIPPHKQQAYKDWNDLSFPISERIHREVISLPMGPTLSLAETKKVIQLCNRFTV; from the coding sequence ATGATTCCTTTCCTTGATTTGAAAAATATTAATGGGCAATATAGAGCTGAATTAGTAGAGGCATGTACACGTGTTATTGATTCTGGATGGTATATCGGTGGTAAGGAATTAGAACAATTTGAAAAAAACTTTGCGGAGTATTGTGGGGTTAAATTTGCAATAGGTGTTGCGAATGGTTTAGATGCTCTTATTCTTACATTACGAGCATGGAAAGAACTTGGTAAATTAAAAGATGGTGATGAAGTAATAGTCCCGTCAAATACATATATTGCAAGTATTCTAGCGATCACAGCAAATAATTTAACACCAGTGTTAGTTGAGCCAGACATATATAGCTATAATATTGATCCAGAAAAAATCGAAGCAGCTATTACAGTTAAAACGAAAGTAATTTTACCCGTACACTTATATGGGCAACTTGCTGAAATGCCAAAAATTATGGCGATTGCTAAAAAATACAGTTTATTAGTTCTGGAAGATTCCGCTCAGTCACATGGTGCAGAAATAGATAATAAACGAGCTGGAAACTGGGGGGACGCATCTGGCTTTAGTTTTTATCCTGGGAAAAATCTAGGTGCGTTGGGCGATGCTGGTGCAGTAACGACCAATGACGAAGAACTGGCAAATATGCTAAAAGCACTGCGTAATTATGGGTCACATGAAAAATATAAAAATTTAGTGCCCGGTGTGAATAGTCGTCTTGATGAAATTCAGGCAGCAATACTCGATATTAAACTTAAGTTTCTGGATCATGAAGTTGAACATCGCCGTAAAATTGCTGATTTGTATCTAAAAAATATCAAAAACTCTCTCATTCAATTACCTTTGAATGGTATAAATGTAGAAGATGATCATCAGCATGTTTGGCATTTATTTGTAATTCGTACAGAACATCGTGAGGCTTTGCAGAAGTATCTCTCTGAAAATGGTGTACAAACGCTAATTCATTATCCGATTCCTCCGCATAAGCAACAAGCGTATAAAGATTGGAATGATTTAAGTTTCCCAATTTCTGAGCGGATTCATCGCGAAGTGATCAGTTTACCTATGGGACCAACTTTAAGTTTGGCAGAGACTAAGAAAGTTATTCAGCTTTGCAATCGCTTTACCGTATAA
- a CDS encoding O-antigen translocase has protein sequence MNLLKTSVLNGVAVLIKTVTMFILNKILAVYVGPAGYAAIGQFQNFIQMVTTFAGSAINTAVIKYTAEYYDDEIKQRTIWKTAGSIVLFFSVLFSLTLLVFQKQLSLYIFHTDMYQSVFVWFAVFLTFFTFNALFLAILNGKKEVLKLVVANIFGSLFSLAITSILAIKYSLYGALVAISIYQSLAFFITLFLCYKSDWFQLNYLFGKIDKEIAQKFAAFALMALVSAICVPVSQMVIRGYLSHEYGATYAGYWEAMIRLSAAYLMLVTTTLGVYYLPRLSELSNLTEIKVEVYLGYKYIFPLAVIGGFAVYILRDWIIALLFTKNFLPMRDLFFWQMIGDTLKIGSWILAYLMLSKAMTKLFIKTEIIFALTSIALTYICTQVMGFEGVSLAHMLNYGMYWAVMSYFVFKVLREKV, from the coding sequence ATGAATTTACTTAAAACCAGTGTTTTAAATGGTGTGGCTGTTTTAATTAAAACAGTCACAATGTTTATCTTGAATAAAATTTTAGCTGTCTATGTTGGTCCAGCAGGGTATGCTGCAATTGGTCAGTTTCAAAACTTTATCCAAATGGTGACGACCTTTGCTGGTAGTGCGATTAATACAGCAGTGATTAAATATACTGCTGAGTACTATGATGATGAAATTAAGCAACGTACAATTTGGAAAACAGCGGGTAGTATTGTTCTATTCTTTAGTGTTTTATTTTCTTTAACTCTTCTTGTTTTTCAAAAGCAACTATCACTTTACATCTTTCATACAGATATGTACCAATCAGTTTTTGTTTGGTTTGCTGTATTTTTAACTTTTTTTACATTTAACGCACTATTTTTAGCAATTCTTAATGGTAAGAAAGAAGTTCTTAAATTAGTTGTTGCTAATATTTTTGGAAGTTTATTTTCTCTCGCGATCACAAGTATTCTAGCAATAAAATATAGTTTATATGGTGCTTTAGTTGCGATTTCGATTTATCAGTCATTGGCTTTTTTTATAACGCTATTTTTATGCTATAAGTCTGATTGGTTTCAGTTGAATTATTTATTTGGAAAAATAGATAAAGAGATTGCTCAAAAATTTGCAGCCTTTGCGCTAATGGCATTGGTAAGTGCTATTTGTGTCCCAGTATCACAGATGGTTATTCGTGGCTATTTAAGTCATGAATATGGCGCAACCTATGCAGGTTATTGGGAGGCAATGATTCGGTTGAGTGCAGCATATCTTATGCTTGTGACTACAACACTTGGTGTATATTACCTACCTAGACTATCAGAGTTATCAAATCTTACAGAGATTAAGGTTGAGGTTTACTTAGGATATAAATATATCTTTCCCCTTGCTGTCATAGGTGGGTTTGCAGTTTATATTTTAAGGGACTGGATTATTGCTTTGCTGTTTACAAAAAACTTTTTACCTATGCGCGATCTGTTTTTTTGGCAAATGATCGGTGACACATTAAAAATAGGGAGTTGGATTTTGGCTTACTTGATGTTAAGTAAGGCGATGACAAAGCTATTTATAAAGACTGAAATTATATTTGCGTTAACATCGATTGCGCTCACTTATATTTGTACACAAGTCATGGGGTTTGAAGGTGTTTCGCTTGCTCACATGTTAAATTATGGAATGTATTGGGCTGTTATGAGTTATTTTGTGTTTAAAGTTTTGAGAGAAAAGGTGTGA